From a region of the Besnoitia besnoiti strain Bb-Ger1 chromosome I, whole genome shotgun sequence genome:
- a CDS encoding hypothetical protein (encoded by transcript BESB_009620), which translates to MAAPKVVQTAVTDEEHFKSLVYAPEEPRLFVVDVFTAPWGPCKIMLPAFASLAPLIDDFEERCQLLTADAALVPELNKHSATSRPKFLFYKDGALVKEITGADAPAVTKAIFSLVPDAPRPS; encoded by the coding sequence ATGGCGGCGCCGAAAGTTGTTCAGACGGCCGTGACGGACGAAGAGCACTTCAAGTCTCTCGTCTACGCGCCAGAGGAACCCCGACTGTTCGTAGTGGACGTTTTCACAGCCCCCTGGGGCCCGTGCAAAATCATGCTTCCTGCGTTTGCCAGCCTAGCGCCGTTGATTGACGACTTCGAGGAGCGATGCCAACTTCTCACAGCTGATGCGGCACTGGTTCCCGAGCTAAACAAACATAGTGCAACGTCCCGCCCTAAGTTTCTGTTCTACAAAGACGGCGCTCTCGTGAAAGAGATTACTGGagccgacgcgcctgcggtcACGAAAGCCATATTCTCTCTGGTTCCAGATGCTCCGAGACCCTCATGA
- a CDS encoding hypothetical protein (encoded by transcript BESB_009630), which translates to MPVYIISGRCNCPKLAHCELVASRLCLHYPNIFVQFDVRGPEECKNHFQRIKSAFGFTEWDGDDASPVIFTPEGQFIGTHVDFLSLVQTKYKMKDPSTCEIGDISGGNGSDFTSLLAQLAQLNERQFSRERELQTHGPGILAEIESRLTELERHQSSAHLSDAACAGELPRDSDSHEGDQLRMESQPRESPRTQAQRRAQNSGVPACSSYSFLPERRFRRMYPDTTVTSAIQRGVQCVVWRSAYLRRRNAVNMFLRSPFQFISEASLLEKMLPRRGLEKRWTHHVLLAETPIVRTHFVVIPKKYIVPVTDSKAAECLRMERCMIVLYDDAQRAALAPLVEKLAEDLGMAVITQRPQAFRASNNAVAVVEAKPADLESGDRLKHILAQVAASGCIFDNIPSSVKHCRSLLEVVREPQACLTLRRDAAEAAATARFSFFFSCPTRVFNVDEDDPAQALSSASLFARDAFRAGKGGKSASVDPPQMPFRLYRRVVRDAARGLTREDWHVLKNILQRHDCAGTFQFLPERWADHRRPIETHIQMLPLPLSRETAQVGNSKLRFPLERQIDVTLAKKESLIPDLDCLHALIPVKLESEDAGLSVGEGARCANEFEMAFVEAQQVVQSRSSPRLQLSLTGFSLIFTRTFLLLIPHNTPQVDEPARCDPLTHGIWAKWPVPHPIGFLGGPIICPKFTHQWSEHNDRPAGERPIAYAASVDVDPDKLEFAVALQSETADNARQESTLRPLQEICIHEEAYARPLDILKLFCLRLG; encoded by the exons ATGCCGGTATACATAATCTCGGGCCGATGCAACTGTCCGAAGCTCGCTCACTGCGAGCTGGTGGCAAGTCGACTTTGCCTCCACTACCCGAACATTTTTGTTCAATTTGATGTTCGGGGTCCGGAAGAGTGCAAGAATCACTTTCAAAGAATTAAATCAGCTTTCGGATTCACGG AGTGGGATGGCGACGACGCATCTCCCGTGATTTTCACCCCCGAGGGACAGTTTATCGGAACGCACGTGGATTTCCTTTCTCTTGTGCAAACAAAATACAAGATGAAGGATCCATCGACATGTGAAATCGGCGATATCTCTGGAGGAAACGGGAGCGACTTCACCTCACTCCTCGCACAACTTGCGCAGCTGAATGAGAGGCAGTTCAGCAGAGAGCGGGAACTCCAAACGCACGGCCCTGGAATTTTAGCCGAGATCGAAAGTCGCCTCACCGAGTTGGAGCGTCACCAGTCCTCGGCACATCTGTCCgacgccgcatgcgccggtGAACTTCCTCGCGACTCAGACTCGCACGAAGGTGACCAGCTTCGAATGGAAAGCCAGCCCCGCGAGTCCCCCAGAACGcaagcgcagaggagagcacAAAACTCAGGGGTTCCTGCATGCTCGTCGTACTCTTTCCTGCCAGAAAGAAGGTTCCGCCGCATGTACCCCGACACCACAGTCACCAGCGCTATTCAGCGCGGCGTCCAGTGTGTGGTCTGGCGTTCGGCTTATCTTCGGAGAAGAAACGCAGTCAACATGTTCCTGAGGAGCCCGTTCCAGTTCATCTCTGAAGCGAGTCTGCTAGAGAAAATGCTTCCGAGACGGGGACTCGAGAAGCGATGGACTCATCACGTCCTCCTGGCTGAGACGCCGATCGTGCGCACACACTTCGTTGTCATTCCGAAGAAGTACATCGTGCCCGTCACCGACTCCAAGGCAGCCGAGTGCCTCAGAATGGAAAGATGCATGATTGTCTTATACG ATGATGCTCAGagggctgcgctcgcgccgctcgtTGAGAAGCTTGCAGAAGATCTGGGAATGGCAGTGATCACTCAGCGTCCGCAGGCTTTCCGCGCCTCCAACAACGCGGTGGCCGTCGTGGAGGCAAAACCCGCCGACCTCGAAA GCGGAGACCGTCTGAAGCATATTCTTGCGCAGGTGGCCGCTTCGGGGTGCATATTCGATAATATTCCATCCTCAGTG AAACActgccgctcgctgctgGAGGTGGTTCGCGAGCCCCAGGCCTGTCTGACGCTGCGAAgggacgccgcagaggctgccgccACCGCTCGATTctccttttttttcagctGTCCAACGCGCGTGTTCAATGTCGATGAAGACGATCCTGCGCAG GCTCTGTCCAGCGCCTCGTTGTTCGCGAGAGATGCTTTCAGAGCAGGAAAGGGGGGAAAGTCGGCGAGCGTCGACCCGCCGCAGATGCCATTTCGGTTGTACAGACGCGTCGTCCGGgatgcggcgcgaggcctcacACGAGAGGACTG GCATGTATTGAAAAATATTCTCCAGCGGCACGACTGCGCAGGCACGTTCCAGTTCCTTCCTGAACGTTGGGCAGATCATCGCCGGCCGATCGAGACTCACATTCAG ATGCTccccctgcctctctcgagAGAAACTGCGCAAGTAGGAAACTCGAAGCTCCGCTTTCCGCTCGAGAGACAGATCGACGTTACTCTTGCGAAAAAGGAAT CATTGATTCCAGATCTTGATTGCTTACATGCACTCATTCCCGTGAAACTCGAATCAGAAGACGCAGGGTTGTCGGTGGGCGAGGGTGCGAGATGTGCAAACGAATTTGAAATGGCTTTCGTGGAGGCACAGCAA GTCGTCCAatctcgctcttctccgcgtctccaaCTTAGTTTGACAGGGTTTTCACTCATTTTTACTCGCACTTTCCTTCTTTTGATTCCGCACAACACGCCACAGGTCGACGAACCGGCGAGGTGTGACCCACTGACTCACGGCATCTGGGCGAAGTGGCCCGTGCCCCACCCGATTGGGTTCTTGGGCGGGCCCATCATTTGCCCCAAATTTACCCACCAGTGGTCGGAGCACAACGACCGCCCCGCCGGGGAGCGCCCCATTGCCTACGCAGCTTCTGTAGACGTGGACCCCGATAAGCTAGAGTTTGCggtcgcgctgcagagcgagacCGCAGATAACGCCAGACAGGAAAGCACACTGAGACCTCTGCAAGAGATCTGCATTCACGAGGAAGCGTACGCACGTCCCCTCGACATCTTGAAActcttctgcctccgtcTGGGGTGA
- a CDS encoding ATP synthase F1 gamma subunit (encoded by transcript BESB_009640) translates to MAGLASLSSSNFLRSLGRPNTGALFGIPSALEQQTRNFGAGDLKIVAARMKSVKSIQKITKAMKMVAASKLRMDQRRLEHGLPFATPISKLIQRIPVDSNEKGDLAILALSSDKGLCGGVNTFVAKQVRTLIKENELSGNSVQIYGVGDKIRSALQRTFGDRFRRMMTEVTRFPWNFTQACLVSERLMQDNPARLMVVYNHFKSAVAYDTLTLNILTPIQATQSAKEQLNAFEFEPERADVWKDLHDFYYASTVFGCMLDNVASEQSARMSAMDNASTNAGDMISALTLRFNRARQAKITTELVEIISGANALE, encoded by the exons ATGGCAGGCCTGGcttcgctgtcgtcttcAAACTTCCTGCGCTCACTGGGGCGCCCCAACACTGGAGCCCTCTTTGGCATTCCTTCCGCACtcgagcagcagacgcggaacTTCGGAGCGGGCGATCTGAAGATCGTCGCAGCTCGCATGAAGTCCGTCAAATCCATTCAAAAG atAACGAAAGCCATGAAAATGGTTGCCGCCTCGAAGCTTCGCATGGATCAGAGGCGCCTGGAGCACGGTCTGCCCTTTGCCACACCCATCTCC AAACTCATTCAGCGCATCCCAGTCGACTCGAACGAGAAGGGCGACTTGGCgatcctcgctctctcctccg ACAAGGGtctgtgcggcggcgtcaaCACCTTCGTGGCGAAGCAGGTGCGCACGCTCATCAAGGAGAACGAACTCTCGGGCAACTCCGTGCAGATCTACGGCGTCGGCGACAAGATCcgctcggcgctgcagcgcacgTTTGGCGACCGGTTCCGCCGCATGATGACGGAAGTGACGCGATTCCCCTGGAACTTCACTCAGGCCTGCCTTGTCTCCGAGCGACTCATGCAG GACAACCCGGCGCGGCTCATGGTTGTCTACAATCACTTTAAGTCCGCGGTGGCCTACGACACGCTGACGCTCAACATACTGACGCCCATCCAGGCTACGCAGAGCGCCAAGGAGCAACTGAACGCCTTCGAGTTCGAGCCCGAGCGCGCGGACGTCTGGAAGGATCTTCACGACTTCTACTACGCCTCCACCGTCTTCGGCTGCATGCTAGACAACGTCGCCTCTGAGCAG AGCGCGCGCATGAGCGCCATGGACAACGCGTCAACGAACGCCGGAGATATGATTTCTGCCTTGACGCTTCGCTTCAAccgcgcgcgacaggcgaAAATTACCACAGAGCTTGTTGAAATTATTTCCGGTGCAAATGCACTGGAGTGA